In Sulfolobales archaeon, the genomic window AGGATAATAGATGCATATAGATCCAGGGGTAGAGAAGCCCCAATAGCTGTTTGTTTCTCACCACACCCAGTTGTTTTCCTAGGCGCCGCGCTCCAGCCTAGATACGGTGTGTTCGAGGTTGAGGTGGCAAACAGACTCCTAGGAGGATCTCTAAGGGTCTGTAGAACACCGCTCTACAACCTCCCAGTCCCCTGTGAATGTTCACACATCCTCGAGGGGAGGGTCTCTCTGGAAGATGTTGAGGAGGGCCCCTTCGCAGATGCCCTGCTAACATATGACATGGTTAGGAGGGAGCCTCTAGTGGTTTTCGACAGGATATATAGATCCAGGGTTGAGAGGCCATTCCACACAGTCCTCCCAGGGCGGACGGAACATACACTGCTCATGGGTATTGGGAAGGAGGCAGATATATATAGAGCTGTCTCAAGGGTTGTTAGAAGGGTATATAAGGTGAGGCTTACAAGGCCAAGCGGTGGGTGGCTACATGCTATCATATCTATTGAGAAGGGGGCTGAGGGTGAGGGTAAAAACGCTATTCTAGCAGCATTCGCAGCCCACCCATCCCTCAAAATGGCTATAGTGGTGGATGGGGATATAGACATCGANNNNNNNNNNNNNNNNNNNNNNNNNNNNNNNNNNNNNNNNNNNNNNNNNNNNNNNNNNNNNNNNNNNNNNNNNNNNNNNNNNNNNNNNNNNNNNNNNNNNNNNNNNNNNNNNNNNNNNNNNNNNNNNNNNNNNNNNNNNNNNNNNNNNNNNNNNNNNNNNNNNNNNNNNNNNNNNNNNNNNNNNNNNNNNNNNNNNNNNNNNNNNNNNNNNNNNNNNNNNNNNNNNNNNNNNNNNNNNNNNNNNNNNNNNNNNNNNNNNNNNNNNNNNNNNNNNNNNNNNNNNNNNNNNNNNNNNNNNNNNNNNNNNNNNNNNNNNNNNNNNNNNNNNNNNNNNNNNNNNNNNNNNNNNNNNNNNNNNNNNNNNNNNNNNNNNNNNNNNNNNNNNNNNNNNNNNNNNNNNNNNNNNNNNNNNNNNNNNNNNNNNNNNNNNNNNNNNNNNNNNNNNNNNNNNNGGTGGATCTGGCGAAGAGATACGGAGCAGAGATCATTGTAGTAACCGTTGTTGATATAGCATCTTCAACAGATCCCACTGCTATCAAGATAGCTGAGGATGCAGCGGGGCAGATATCCTCAGAGGCCTCTGAGAAACTCTCTAGAGAGGGGGTTAAGCATAGCTCTATAATTAGACACGGGGATCCAGGTGTGGAGATTGTTAAGGTTGCTGAAGAGAATAAAGCAGATCTAATAGTTGTTGGTAGCAGGGGTCTCTCAACATTTAGAAGGCTGATCCTTGGTAGCGTGTCCCGTAGGGTGATCAATAAATCGAAGATCCCTGTGTTAGTGGTTAAATAGCCCGAGTTATAGGGATCTATGGGATGAGGAGAAATTCGCGCGCAGATCTATGAAGAGTTTCCCGCATACTGACCGAGCTTATCAATAGTATAGCGATATAAGCTGTGATGACCCCACTATATGGGCTCGGAGATGAAGGGGTTTAGAAGGCTCACGATAGATGATGTGGTTAGAATCGCTAGGATATCTGATGTGAGGCTCTCTAGCAGAGGTGATCTTGCATATATAGTCCAGATCCCGGATATAGATAGGAATAGATATATCTCCGAGCTCAGGATCCTAGGGAGATCAGGGGATGAGTATTATCTCGTAGGTGAGGGGGATAGCCAGCCACGTTGGTCCCCATCAGCCAATAGGATTGCCTTTATAAGTAGGAGAGGGGCTGGCAAGGAGGAGAAGGGATCTGGAGTATTTGTTTGGGGGCTTAGAGGAGATCCTAGGAGGGTTTCTTGGTTCAGAGATGGAGTGGTATCCATAGAGTGGCTAGGAGATGAAACCTTAGTGGTTCTAGCAAACACTCCTAGGGAGGGTTTCTATGACCAGGATGGCGATTATGTGGCGAGCGATAGACTCCCCATATGGTTTGATGGAAAGGGCTTCATAGCTGGTGTGTCTCAACAGCTATATCTCCTCGACATAGATTCTGGGAGGATCTCGAGGCTTACTGATGAGCCGAATGATGTCCTTGGATTCACAGTATGTGGTGATGAGATCTACTACTATGCTAGGGAGGATTGGAGAAGGCCTTTGAGCCATGTGGTTAAAAGGGTCTCGGCTGGGGGAGGGGTTTCAGAGGTTCTGAGGGGCTACACAGTATCCCAGCTTAGATGTGTTGGTGGCGAGCTATATATGCTGGGGCATAGGATGGGAATAGGGATAGCTAGTCATCATAGGCTCTGGAGAATAGCTGATGGGGTTGCTGAGTGTATATCATGTGATCTGGATAGGAATATACATATAATAGCGGGGGACTATAGTGGCGAACCCTCTATAGTATATGCAGATGCCGGTAGAACGGTGCTAGCTGTTGCTAGGGGGAAATCTATTGAGGATCTAGTTAGAAGGGATGGGGTTATATATACAGCTGACTCGATTGGGGAGAGGGCTGCATATGTATTTGCAACCCCTACACAGCCTCCTGAGGTATATCTATATGAGGCTGGATCTGAGAAGAGGGTTACTAGGGTTAATGAGTGGCTTGTGAGGGAGGTTAAGCTATATACCCCTATATATGAGCCTGTTGAGATAGGTGGTGAGAGGATCGATGGCTGGGTTATTGTGCCAGAGGGGGAGGGTAGGAAGCCACTGATCCTCTATATACATGGGGGTCCAAAGGGTATGTATGGATATCACTTCAACCCGGAGATGCAGCTGATGGCCTCAGAGGGCTTTATAGTAGCCTTCTGCAACCCTAGGGGGAGTGATGGGTATTCGGAGGAGTTTGCA contains:
- a CDS encoding UbiD family decarboxylase translates to MPDIVEAIRFLEDRGLLYRVEKTLSWRFEAAKAIEYADSVGKAIAFRVDCCPGIDVVSNIIPSRGVLKAYLGVERDEDLYARLLDAVENPLKCGEEDFRDHYVEDRRTLYDLPALHFYEGDAGRYFTSSIFIARDPDDEIYNASIHRILVKDPMAGPARIVPRHLRRIIDAYRSRGREAPIAVCFSPHPVVFLGAALQPRYGVFEVEVANRLLGGSLRVCRTPLYNLPVPCECSHILEGRVSLEDVEEGPFADALLTYDMVRREPLVVFDRIYRSRVERPFHTVLPGRTEHTLLMGIGKEADIYRAVSRVVRRVYKVRLTRPSGGWLHAIISIEKGAEGEGKNAILAAFAAHPSLKMAIVVDGDIDI
- a CDS encoding universal stress protein; this encodes VDLAKRYGAEIIVVTVVDIASSTDPTAIKIAEDAAGQISSEASEKLSREGVKHSSIIRHGDPGVEIVKVAEENKADLIVVGSRGLSTFRRLILGSVSRRVINKSKIPVLVVK
- a CDS encoding S9 family peptidase, encoding MGSEMKGFRRLTIDDVVRIARISDVRLSSRGDLAYIVQIPDIDRNRYISELRILGRSGDEYYLVGEGDSQPRWSPSANRIAFISRRGAGKEEKGSGVFVWGLRGDPRRVSWFRDGVVSIEWLGDETLVVLANTPREGFYDQDGDYVASDRLPIWFDGKGFIAGVSQQLYLLDIDSGRISRLTDEPNDVLGFTVCGDEIYYYAREDWRRPLSHVVKRVSAGGGVSEVLRGYTVSQLRCVGGELYMLGHRMGIGIASHHRLWRIADGVAECISCDLDRNIHIIAGDYSGEPSIVYADAGRTVLAVARGKSIEDLVRRDGVIYTADSIGERAAYVFATPTQPPEVYLYEAGSEKRVTRVNEWLVREVKLYTPIYEPVEIGGERIDGWVIVPEGEGRKPLILYIHGGPKGMYGYHFNPEMQLMASEGFIVAFCNPRGSDGYSEEFADIRGGYGERDYEEIMVFLDHVIRKYPVDEGRMAVTGISYGGYMTNVIITKSDRFAAAVSENGIADWIADYWASDIGFWFDPDQIGGTPMDNLEEYIRRSPVYNVHRVRTPLLLIHSMEDYRCFIDQSLAMHVAMLMAGKESKIIVFTKGSHGHNMLAEPRHRRKRLSLKISWLREKLGISRGSRDETQPQ